The Falco naumanni isolate bFalNau1 chromosome 1, bFalNau1.pat, whole genome shotgun sequence genome window below encodes:
- the HMGB2 gene encoding high mobility group protein B2 has translation MGKGDPNKPRGKMSSYAYFVQTCREEHKKKHPDSSVNFAEFSRKCSERWKTMSSKEKGKFEEMAKGDKARYDREMKNYVPPKGEKKGKKKDPNAPKRPPSAFFLFCSEHRPKIKNDHPGLSIGDTAKKLGEMWSEQSAKDKQPYEQKAAKLKEKYEKDIAAYRAKSKSDAGKKGPGRPAGSKKKAEPEEEEEEEDEDDEEEEEEEDEE, from the exons ATGGGCAAAGGCGACCCCAACAAGCCGCGGGGCAAGATGTCCTCGTACGCCTACTTCGTGCAGACCTGCCGTGAGGAGCACAAAAAGAAGCACCCGGACTCGTCCGTCAACTTCGCCGAGTTCTCGCGGAAGTGCTCGGAGCGGTGGAAG ACAATGTCTagcaaggaaaaagggaagTTTGAAGAAATGGCTAAAGGGGACAAAGCTCGTTATGACAGGGAGATGAAAAACTATGTTCCTCCCAAAGGcgagaagaagggaaagaaaaaggaccCCAATGCGCCTAAAAGACCACC atctgctttcttccttttctgttctgaacACCGTCCAAAAATCAAGAATGATCACCCTGGCTTGTCTATTGGAgatacagcaaagaaattagGTGAAATGTGGTCTGAACAGTCAGCCAAAGATAAACAGCCATATGAACAGAAGGCTGCAAAACTAAAGGAGAAATATGAAAAG GATATTGCAGCATATCGTGCCAAGAGCAAGAGTGATGCAGGGAAAAAGGGCCCAGGTAGGCCTGCAGGATCTAAGAAGAAAGCAGAaccagaagaggaggaggaggaggaggatgaggatgatgaagaggaggaagaagaggaggatgaagaaTAA